GATGCGCTCGAAGTCGTCGGAGCTGCCGCCCTCGACCATGTAGGTGGCGAGGGTCCATGGGGAGCCGCCGAAACCGAGGAGCATTTTGCTGCCAGCGAGTTCGGTTTTGAGGAGGCGGAGGGTTTGCGCGACGTAGTCGAGTTTCTCGGGGACGGCGGAGACGGGGTTGAGCGCGTCGATGTCGGCACGGGTGGAAATGCGACGGTCCATGGCGATGCCGCCACCGTCGCGAAAACTGTAGGGCTGGCCGAGGGCTTCGGGGATGACGAGGATGTCGGAGAAGAGAATGGCGGCGTCGAGTCCGGGGAAACGACGGACCGGCTGGAGCGTGACTTCGGCGGCGAGCGCGGGGGTCTGCACCATGTGGACGAAGGACGACTGGGCTTTGAGCGCGCGGTATTCGGGCAGGTAGCGACCGGCCTGGCGCATGACCCACAAGGGGGGGCGGTCAAGCGGCTGGCAGGCGAGGGCGGAGAGGAAACGTTCGCGGCTGTTCATCTGTTTTTTTAAAGAGCGGCCCAATCACGAGGGCGGAGGAAATCGGTATGGAGGCGGGCTTCCTCGGTGCCGGGTTCGGGGGAGTAGTTGTATTTGAACGACACGAGCGGGGGGAGGCTCATGAGGATGGATTCGGTGCGCCCGCCGCTTTGCAGGCCGAAGTGGGTGCCACGGTCCCAGACGAGGTTGAACTCGACGTAACGACCGCGTCGATACAACTGCCAGTCGCGTTCGCGTTCGCCGTAGGGCGCGGCCTTGCGGTGGGCGACGATGGGCTGATAGGAGGGGATAAACGCGTTTCCGACGGCGCGAAAAACGGCAAAACACGACTCGAAACCGAGGGCGTTAAAGTCGTCAAAGAAGAGGCCGCCGATGCCGCGAGGTTCGCCGCGATGCTTGAGGAAAAAGTAGTCGTCGCACCATTTTTTCCACTTGGGGTAAAGATCATCACCGAAAGGGGCGACCGCATCGCGTGCGGTGCGGTGCCAGTGGGCGCAGTCGTCCTCGAAACCATAATAAGGCGTGAGGTCGAAGCCGCCGCCGAACCACCAGACGGGATTGGGGCCGTCGGGATCGGCGATGAAAAAACGGACGTTGGCGTGGCTGGTGGGGACGTAGGGATTGCGCGGGTGGATGACCAGCGAAACGCCGAGGGCCTGCCACGGTTTGCCCGCGAGTTCGGGACGGTGTGCGGTGGCGGAAGGCGGGAGCTGCGTGCCAAAAACGTGGGAGAAACCAACGCCGGCCTTTTCGAAAACCGAGCCGTCTGCCATCACGCGCGAGCGGCCGCCGCCACCTTCGGCACGGGTCCAAGGATCTTCGGCAAAAACCGCCGAACCATCCTCGGACTCGAGGGCGCGACAAATACGATCCTGCAGGTCGAGCAGGTAGGCTTTGACGGCGGAAAGATCGGGCGCGGTGGACATGGCGAAGGGAAAAACAAAGAGAACGAGAACGCTTAAGACAATGACAACGATTTTGGTCCGCGGGGCGGGGGGCTTGACGACTTTGCTACAGTTCGCGTTCGACAGGGGACGAGGCCTGATGGCTTTATGTCCGCTTTCGCCTTTTTAATCGAATGAACTCAACCGCCCTGGCCACCATTGCAGCGACCGGCTTTTTCGTCGCCTTTCTGCATGCGGCGATCCCGACACACTGGCTGCCGTTTGTGTTGGTGGCGCGCACCCGCCGCTGGAGCCGCTCGAAGGCGTTGATGGTTTCGGTTTTCGCGGGATTGGGCCATGTGGCGTTGACGAGCCTACTCGGTCTGGCGATCGCGTGGTTCGGCTTCCAACTCGACGAACACTTCGGTCACGCGTTCACGATGATCGCGGGCGGCGTGTTGCTCGTGGTGGGCGCGTTTTATTTTTGGCGTCAGTGGCGGGGCAAAGGCATCCTGCATCACCATACGCCGGGCGGTAACCATGAGCCGAGTTCGCACTGCGGTCATGAAAAGCACGGTCACAGTCACTTGGAGGCCGAGTTGGAAGGCAGCGCGCTGGTGTCGGATCGCAAGGGCGACTGGGCGGCGATCAGCGGGTTGTTCATCATGCTGACGTTGTCACCCTGCGAAGGGTTTTTGCCGGTCTATCTCTCGGGCGTGCAGTTTGGCTGGCAGGGCTTTTTTGTGCTCAGCGGCATCCTCGCAGTGGGCACGCTCGGCGGCATGTTGGTCTTTACCTGGCTCACCCTCGTCGGTCTCGAAAAGGTGGAGCTGAAGCGCATTGAGCGCTGGGAAGCCGGCCTGCTCGGAATCGTGTTTACGGTGCTCGGCGTCGTGATGCTGACGCTCAAGCACTCGCACTAAACAATCAGTCCCGTTACTTCTTTTTTGGGGGAAGCGTAAACTTTACCATCGGTGCGTCGGCAGCCGGTGTGGACGCAGGTGCTGCGGCGGCGGGAGTGGTGCCAACCGGTGAAGCGACGGGACTGAAAGGGGAGGTGGGCGCCTCCTTCGGGCCGATGAACGTGGGCGAACCGGCAGGAATGGCGGCGAAACTCTGCGAGAGGAGTTCGATCGTTTTGCGATCACGGGCGGCGCCCAGATCGATGGTTCCGCCGGGGCCGAAGGCGCCCATGATGACGATGATGACGCGGTGGCCGTTGCGAAGCGCCGTGGCGCTCAGGCAATATCCGGCGCTCTTCGTATAACCGGTTTTGAGTCCGTCGACTCCCTGGATTTGGCCGAGGAGCTTGTTATGGTTGATCATGTGCATGGGGCCTTTCACGCGGGCGGATCCGAAGTCGCGTTCTTTGACGGAAGAGTATTTGAGGACGTCGGTTTTCTGCACGAGATAGCGACAGAGAATCGCGAAGTCGCGGGGCGTGGTGAGGTCGCCATCGGCGGTCAGGCGGCTGCTCGGGGGCAGGCCATGCGGCGAGCGAAAGGTGGTATTGGTCATGCCGAGGGAGCGGGCCTTGGCATTCATGAGTTCGACGAACGCCTCAACCGAGCCGGCGGAAAACCGGGCGAGGGCGTGGGCCGCATCGTTGGCCGACTGGATCATCAAGGCGTGGATGAGGTCTTCCACGGGGAAGGCTTCGCTCGGATCGAGAAACACTTGGGTGCCGCCCATGCCGGCATCGTCCGGAGTGATTTGCACGACGGTGTCGAGGGTGAGGGAGCCGCTCTGGAGTTTGTCGTAAACGACTGCAAACGTCATGAGCTTCGTCATGCTGGCGGGTGGCGTCACGACGTCGGCATTTTCCTCGGCGAGGGTCTGGCCGGTGGCGGCATCGATCGAGATGTAACCCTTCCATACGCCGGCTGGTTTCTGGGGTTTGGCGGCGCGCGCGACCGGCGTGAGCACGGCGAAGGCAAAGACGGAGAGAGCGAGGAGACGGGTGAAGTTCATACGCTGGTCGGGAGAGTTAGGAAGGTGGGAAGGGGAGTGTGGCGACGGATATTATTTGGCGCCGCGGGTCTGCTCGATGGGGAGCTCGTGGAGTTTGAGCTCGGGGTTCTTGTCCATGAAGTAGCGCAGCGTCCAGTCGTTGGGGAAGAGGACGATGGGCTGGTCGAATTTATCGACGCCGAAGCTCACGCCGCTGGCGACGATCAGCGTGGACGTGTCCTTGAGCGCGGGATGCGGTTCGAGCCAGCGGAGGAGCGTCCACGGCGTGGCTTCGAGACGGGACTCGGCGTTGTATTCGGATTTGAGGCGGAACTGCACGACCTCGAATTGGAGAACGCCAACGGCGGCGAGCAGGGTGGCGCCGGGAGGAGCGTTGCGCGGTTGGAAGGACTGCACGACGCCTTCTTGGAGGAGCTGCTCGATGCCGGCGCGGTATTTCTTGGAGTCGCCGGAGTTGGGGTTCGAGATGTAGGTGAACACCTCGGAGGGGAAGCGCGGGATCTCGTCGTAGGCGATGGTGCGGTCTTCGGTCAGGGTGTCGCCGATGCCAAAGGCGTCGTGACCGACGAGACCGATGACATCACCGGGCCAGGCAACGTCGACGGTTTCGCGCTCTTGTCCGAAGAGACGGTGCGAGGAGGACAAGCGCACGGTGCGACCGGTGCGTTGATGGACAACGCTCATGTCGCGGGTGAATTTGCCGGAGCAGATGCGCACGAAGGCGATGCGGTCGCGGTGCTTCGGATCCATGTTGGCCTGAATCTTAAAAACGAAGGCGGAGAATTTCTCGTAGGTGACGGGAATCTCGCGGGCGAGGGTCGGAGCGGGCGCGCCGGGAACGGTGATGCTGACGGAGCTGCGGGTGGTCGGCGGAATCGAGTTTTTGAGGAAACCCTCAAGAAGGATCTGGATGCCGAAGTTGTTCACCGCGGAGCCGAAGAATACGGGCGTTTGTTTGCCTGCCTGGACGTCAGCGAGGTTGAAC
This portion of the Rariglobus hedericola genome encodes:
- the hemF gene encoding oxygen-dependent coproporphyrinogen oxidase — its product is MSTAPDLSAVKAYLLDLQDRICRALESEDGSAVFAEDPWTRAEGGGGRSRVMADGSVFEKAGVGFSHVFGTQLPPSATAHRPELAGKPWQALGVSLVIHPRNPYVPTSHANVRFFIADPDGPNPVWWFGGGFDLTPYYGFEDDCAHWHRTARDAVAPFGDDLYPKWKKWCDDYFFLKHRGEPRGIGGLFFDDFNALGFESCFAVFRAVGNAFIPSYQPIVAHRKAAPYGERERDWQLYRRGRYVEFNLVWDRGTHFGLQSGGRTESILMSLPPLVSFKYNYSPEPGTEEARLHTDFLRPRDWAAL
- a CDS encoding D-alanyl-D-alanine carboxypeptidase family protein, whose amino-acid sequence is MNFTRLLALSVFAFAVLTPVARAAKPQKPAGVWKGYISIDAATGQTLAEENADVVTPPASMTKLMTFAVVYDKLQSGSLTLDTVVQITPDDAGMGGTQVFLDPSEAFPVEDLIHALMIQSANDAAHALARFSAGSVEAFVELMNAKARSLGMTNTTFRSPHGLPPSSRLTADGDLTTPRDFAILCRYLVQKTDVLKYSSVKERDFGSARVKGPMHMINHNKLLGQIQGVDGLKTGYTKSAGYCLSATALRNGHRVIIVIMGAFGPGGTIDLGAARDRKTIELLSQSFAAIPAGSPTFIGPKEAPTSPFSPVASPVGTTPAAAAPASTPAADAPMVKFTLPPKKK
- a CDS encoding peptide chain release factor 3; translation: MTPAQEIARRRTFAIISHPDAGKTTLTEKFLLYGNAIHLAGTVTARKSQRATTSDWMELEKQRGISISSTVLQFDYQGYAVNLLDTPGHKDFSEDTYRVLTAVDAALMVIDAAKGIEPQTRKLFEVCKRRGVPVFTFMNKCDRPTLNPIDLLDELERVLGLTPCAVTWPLGNGPGFRGVYDRRTKEVHLFERTPHGAYRAPVNVTGLTDPVVRDRLDDYTFDQVSEQIEILDGASAPFNLADVQAGKQTPVFFGSAVNNFGIQILLEGFLKNSIPPTTRSSVSITVPGAPAPTLAREIPVTYEKFSAFVFKIQANMDPKHRDRIAFVRICSGKFTRDMSVVHQRTGRTVRLSSSHRLFGQERETVDVAWPGDVIGLVGHDAFGIGDTLTEDRTIAYDEIPRFPSEVFTYISNPNSGDSKKYRAGIEQLLQEGVVQSFQPRNAPPGATLLAAVGVLQFEVVQFRLKSEYNAESRLEATPWTLLRWLEPHPALKDTSTLIVASGVSFGVDKFDQPIVLFPNDWTLRYFMDKNPELKLHELPIEQTRGAK